AGGTACGCGGACTGGCCCGCGCCGACGCCGACGTCGTGGTCGCCCGGCTGGCCGAACGCCTGCAGCTGACGGACTACCTGCCGGTCCCGCTCGCCGAACTCTCCCAGGGCACCGGCCGCAAGGTCGCCCTCGTCCAGGCGCTGCTGATCCGGCCCGGACTGCTGATCCTGGACGAGCCGTGGGAGGGCCTGGACGCGCCGAGCCAGGCGGAGCTGCCCGCGCTCGTCGGCGAGGTGGCCGAGGCCGGCGGAATCTGCGTGGTCACCGACCACCGCGGCCGGTCGGCGGACCTCGGCTCCACCCGGCGGTGGACGGTACGCGACGGCCGGGTCGAGGAGCGGCCGCTCGCCGAGCAGTCGCCGGGCCTGGACGACCTGTCGGACCCTGGCGAGGGCGACCCGGAACCGTGGCACGTGATCGAGGTGGTCGTCCGGGCGCACGACCCGGCCGCCGAGGTGGCCCGGCTGCGCGCCGCCGGCTACGACATCCGCCGGGTACGGGGCGAGGCATGACCGGCCAGCACGGCGCCCGACGCACACCACGTACCGACGCTGCGGGCGGTTTCCGCCGCACCCTCGCGCTGACCCGGATGCGGCTGGTGTCCTACGTCGCCAGTCAGCGGGCCTGGCCCCCGTGGGTGGCCGGCCTGGCGCTCGTCCTCGCCGCGCACGCCGGCGGCAGGTCCGCCCCCAACCAGGCGTACGCCTTCTCCGCCGCACTGCTCTTCGCGGTGTTCGGGTGGCAGGCCAAGACGGTGCTCGACACCGAACCCGACGGGCAGCGGCTGCTGTCCCGCGCAGCCGTCGGCTCCGGCGCCCGCGAGGTCGTCGCGGGGCTGCTGGCGGCGCTGGCCGCGGCGGTGCCGGTCGTGGTCGTCGCGGTCGTCGTCCCGTACGCCGTCGGCGCGCTGAAGATCCGCGGCCCGGCACTGCCCTGGCTGGGGTTCGGGGCGTGGATCCACCTGCTCGCCGTACTGGCCGGGATCGGGGTGGGCGCACTGGCCAGCCGGGTGGTGGTCGCGCGGGCCGGCTGGTCGGCGCTGATCCTGGTCGGCGCACCGGTCGCGGTGCTCGTGCTGGGCTCTCGCGACGCCCCCGCCGCCCGGGTGCTGGTGCCCCCGCTGATCTCCGCGGCACGCCTGGAATCCGCCGCTGACCTGGGCGGACTCCTCACCGCGACGCTGCACGCGACCGTCTGGGCGGCGGTCCTGCTGGCCGTCTACGGAGCTCTGCGCCGCACCCGATGGTGACGCCGGACGAAGCGGGCATAGGCTCGGGTCCGTGCGTCGCGCAAAGATTGTTTGCACCTTTGGTCCTGCTACCTCCACGCCGGAGCGGATTCGTGAGCTGGTCGACGCCGGCCTCGACGTCGCCCGGCTCAACCTGAGCCACGGCACCTACGCCGAGCACGAGCGGATCTATCGCATGATCCGCGAGGCGGCGGAGGAGTCCGGTCGTGGAGTCGGGGTCCTGGTCGACCTCCAGGGGCCCAAGATCCGCCTCGGGAAGTTCGCCGAGGGCTCGGCCAACCTCGTCTACGGCGATCGGTTCACGATCACCACCGAGGAGTGTCCCGGTGACGCGTCCCGGGCGTCCACGACCTACGAGGGCCTGCCCGGTGACGTCGGCGTCGGCGACCGGATCCTGGTCGACGACGGCCGGCTCATGCTGGAGGCCGAGGAGGTCACCGACACCGACGTGGTGACCAGGGTGCTGATCGGCGGCAAGGTCTCCGACCACAAGGGACTCAACCTGCCCGGCGTGGGCCTGTCCGTCCCGGCCATGTCGGAGAAGGAC
This Actinopolymorpha cephalotaxi DNA region includes the following protein-coding sequences:
- a CDS encoding ABC transporter ATP-binding protein codes for the protein MRLLDVHARYPAGDDWVLRGVEAELRPGDTIVVTGRNGAGKSTLLRALAGLTPIGRGRVLDRPAVVGWLPDKFPTDQRFSAAGYLRAMGQVRGLARADADVVVARLAERLQLTDYLPVPLAELSQGTGRKVALVQALLIRPGLLILDEPWEGLDAPSQAELPALVGEVAEAGGICVVTDHRGRSADLGSTRRWTVRDGRVEERPLAEQSPGLDDLSDPGEGDPEPWHVIEVVVRAHDPAAEVARLRAAGYDIRRVRGEA